One Amorphoplanes digitatis genomic window carries:
- the fdxA gene encoding ferredoxin, giving the protein MTYIIAEPCVDVLDKACIEECPVDCIYEGNRMLYIHPDECVDCGACEPVCPVEAIFYEDDVPEQWKDYTTANYEFFEDLGSPGGASKVGKIDKDTPFVTSQPPRGDAH; this is encoded by the coding sequence GTGACCTACATCATCGCTGAGCCCTGCGTCGATGTGCTCGACAAGGCATGCATCGAGGAATGCCCCGTCGACTGCATCTACGAGGGCAATCGGATGCTCTACATCCACCCCGATGAGTGCGTCGACTGCGGTGCCTGCGAGCCGGTCTGCCCGGTGGAGGCCATCTTCTACGAGGATGACGTGCCGGAGCAGTGGAAGGACTACACGACGGCGAACTACGAGTTCTTCGAGGACCTCGGTTCGCCCGGTGGCGCCTCCAAGGTCGGCAAGATCGACAAGGACACCCCGTTCGTGACTTCGCAGCCGCCGCGCGGCGACGCACACTGA
- the egtD gene encoding L-histidine N(alpha)-methyltransferase encodes MTALEIHLDDKYLDRTLRADVATGLTAMPKWLPPKWFYDARGSELFEDITRLPEYYPTRTERAILAARAAEIARITDAKALVELGSGSSEKTCLLLDALLDHGTLGAFTPLDVSSAALEDAVDRLVARYPGLAVRGVVGDLTRHLAHIPDGDNRMVAFLGGTIGNLAPAERADFLGRLRAVLRTGEWLLLGTDLVKDPSVVVPAYDDAAGVTAEFNRNVLRVVNRRLGADFDPDAFAHVALWDAEQEWIEMRLRATSAQRIRIRGLDLTVDFAAGEELRTEISAKFRRAGLEAELAAAGFALRHFWTDPAGLFAVSLVQAD; translated from the coding sequence ATGACCGCGCTGGAGATCCATCTCGACGACAAATACCTCGACCGGACGCTGCGCGCCGACGTGGCCACCGGCCTTACCGCGATGCCCAAGTGGCTACCGCCGAAGTGGTTCTACGACGCCCGGGGCAGCGAACTCTTCGAGGACATCACCCGGCTGCCCGAGTACTACCCGACCCGGACCGAGCGGGCGATCCTCGCCGCCCGGGCCGCCGAGATCGCCCGGATCACCGACGCGAAGGCGCTCGTCGAGCTGGGCTCCGGCTCGTCGGAGAAGACGTGCCTGCTGCTCGACGCGCTGCTCGATCACGGCACGCTCGGCGCCTTCACCCCGCTCGACGTCTCGTCCGCCGCGCTCGAGGACGCCGTCGACCGGCTCGTCGCGCGCTACCCCGGCCTGGCCGTACGCGGGGTCGTTGGCGACCTGACCCGCCACCTGGCGCACATACCGGACGGCGACAACCGGATGGTCGCGTTCCTCGGCGGGACCATCGGCAACCTCGCGCCGGCCGAACGCGCCGACTTCCTGGGCCGGCTGCGTGCCGTCCTCCGCACCGGCGAGTGGCTGCTGCTCGGTACCGACCTGGTCAAGGACCCGTCGGTCGTGGTGCCGGCGTACGACGACGCGGCCGGGGTCACCGCCGAGTTCAACCGGAACGTGCTGCGGGTGGTGAACCGCCGGCTGGGTGCCGACTTCGACCCGGACGCGTTCGCGCACGTCGCGCTCTGGGACGCCGAGCAGGAGTGGATCGAGATGCGGCTGAGGGCCACCTCGGCGCAGCGGATCCGGATCCGCGGCCTCGACCTGACGGTGGACTTCGCCGCCGGTGAGGAGCTGCGCACCGAGATCTCGGCGAAGTTCCGCCGCGCCGGGCTGGAGGCGGAGCTGGCCGCGGCGGGCTTCGCGCTGCGGCACTTCTGGACCGATCCCGCCGGCCTGTTCGCGGTGTCCCTGGTGCAGGCCGACTGA
- a CDS encoding RidA family protein: MQHHVNPAGLPPTNGYSHAVSFSGAMVVVSGQVPLDAEGRVVGADDPQAQTRQVFHNLLGALAAAGTDLAHVVKLTVYLTNMGDLADFRAVRDEFIDPLRPPASSLVQVSGLVHPAFRVEIEALAVVG; encoded by the coding sequence ATGCAGCACCACGTTAATCCCGCCGGGCTGCCGCCGACGAACGGCTACAGCCATGCGGTCTCGTTCAGCGGCGCGATGGTCGTGGTCTCCGGGCAGGTCCCGCTCGACGCCGAGGGCCGGGTGGTCGGCGCCGACGATCCGCAGGCGCAGACCCGCCAGGTGTTCCACAATCTTCTCGGTGCGCTCGCCGCCGCGGGCACCGACCTCGCGCACGTGGTGAAGCTGACCGTCTACCTCACCAACATGGGTGACCTGGCGGACTTCCGCGCGGTGCGCGACGAGTTCATCGATCCGCTTCGGCCGCCGGCCAGCTCCCTGGTGCAGGTCAGCGGCCTGGTGCATCCCGCGTTCCGGGTCGAGATCGAGGCGCTGGCCGTCGTCGGTTAG
- a CDS encoding SIMPL domain-containing protein: protein MAEQPMIVVRGEATRDVPPELAVFSVTASARDRDRQTALTRLTERAAALRGLLDGFPDAIERRETSGVQVRPELKRGGGERVAAYSGSVTTTVTVTDFGVLGELLLRLAGQDHVSVSGPWWQLRPGSRSGAEVRREAIADALGRAREYAEAVGAEVDRLVEILDEGTGGGAQPMMRMAAFGGAPEAADLELDVDPQQQTVHASVIVRVTVTEPTAL from the coding sequence ATGGCCGAGCAACCGATGATCGTCGTACGCGGCGAGGCGACCCGCGACGTGCCGCCCGAGCTGGCGGTCTTCTCCGTGACCGCCTCCGCCCGCGACCGGGACCGGCAGACCGCGCTGACCCGGCTCACCGAGCGGGCCGCCGCGCTGCGCGGCCTTCTCGACGGGTTCCCGGACGCCATCGAGCGCCGCGAGACCAGCGGCGTGCAGGTGCGTCCCGAGCTCAAGCGCGGCGGCGGCGAGCGCGTCGCCGCGTACTCGGGAAGCGTCACCACCACGGTCACCGTCACCGACTTCGGGGTCCTCGGCGAGCTGCTGCTGCGCCTGGCCGGCCAGGATCACGTCTCGGTCTCCGGGCCGTGGTGGCAGCTACGGCCGGGCAGCCGGTCGGGCGCCGAGGTGCGGCGCGAGGCGATCGCCGACGCGCTCGGCCGCGCCCGCGAGTACGCCGAGGCCGTCGGCGCCGAGGTGGACCGGCTCGTGGAGATCCTCGACGAGGGCACCGGCGGCGGGGCGCAGCCGATGATGCGGATGGCCGCGTTCGGTGGCGCGCCGGAGGCCGCCGACCTGGAGCTCGACGTAGACCCGCAGCAGCAGACGGTGCACGCCTCGGTGATCGTCCGGGTGACCGTCACCGAGCCGACGGCGCTGTAG
- a CDS encoding class I SAM-dependent methyltransferase gives MTRVFGEVAAIYDEARQGYPDEALGAVTAFHGGRPASVADVGAGTGKATELLLRLGVPVTAVEPDPRMAAVLTKKFPQVEVANAAFEEWTPPPGGVGLLACATAWHWMDERSRERLARAALLPRGTLAIFHNSHGYAVPRQQDTVDAILQAIDPTPSIDDRQVDWARVGIERSGLFTDVEVHQWHRFPVLSKEQYLRLLSTFSNFRNHSARDQRAAVTNLGAAIDGWGGAVEMDILTVLVLARAA, from the coding sequence ATGACGCGAGTGTTCGGCGAGGTCGCCGCCATCTACGACGAGGCGCGCCAGGGCTACCCGGACGAGGCGCTCGGCGCCGTCACGGCCTTCCACGGTGGCCGCCCCGCCTCGGTCGCCGACGTCGGCGCCGGCACGGGCAAGGCGACGGAACTGCTGCTCAGGCTCGGCGTGCCGGTGACGGCCGTCGAGCCGGACCCGCGGATGGCCGCGGTGCTGACGAAGAAGTTCCCGCAGGTCGAGGTCGCGAACGCGGCGTTCGAGGAGTGGACGCCGCCGCCGGGCGGGGTCGGCCTGCTCGCCTGCGCGACGGCCTGGCACTGGATGGATGAGCGGAGCCGCGAGCGGCTCGCCCGCGCGGCCCTGCTGCCGCGCGGCACGCTGGCGATCTTCCACAACAGTCATGGGTACGCCGTACCGCGCCAGCAGGACACCGTCGACGCCATCCTTCAGGCGATCGACCCGACACCGTCGATTGACGACCGCCAGGTGGACTGGGCCCGCGTGGGCATCGAGCGGAGCGGGCTGTTCACGGACGTCGAGGTGCACCAGTGGCACCGCTTCCCGGTGCTGTCGAAGGAGCAGTACCTGCGGCTGCTCTCGACGTTCTCGAACTTCCGCAACCACTCGGCGCGGGACCAGCGTGCGGCGGTGACCAACCTGGGCGCGGCGATCGACGGCTGGGGCGGCGCCGTGGAGATGGACATCCTCACCGTCCTGGTGCTGGCCCGCGCGGCCTGA
- a CDS encoding DUF4407 domain-containing protein, which produces MARRVLHRIANVNPDSVTTHSDRVLYNSIGVFIVLYFLYATVGGAAFVDASSNYSHPWWRWLVGPLVAIGVVAYDRAVVGRVAINYERLDSSDPDDLLRRPTIGLYAGRLAMALLFAVIITEPLMLARYQAEIDARLNEVHNEQISAGEGGGAIAAYGARLGELKKQAAADDSLVRGLTTRAAEKRRDARKLYAQALADSEGKGVSRRTGCPPGGFCDTLIQRSRHLDDQAAKLDAQAARLQDTQKAARTARAAEQADLTAKIADQRTVNATVIRADAGFGARTQAMWYLVSTDFWGIGAFYIGIALLLIALDCAAVGLKFVSHGNAYERSEAREARGREHEAAIGYEQVLKDVRRYAEATSRVMAEGIGKASRDEEIAGVAIERARAHLYDSVAGSPLPPLPDLSLIEHRPAATRTLRNVDSLRA; this is translated from the coding sequence ATGGCCCGTCGCGTTCTGCACCGGATCGCCAACGTGAACCCGGACAGCGTGACGACCCATTCCGATCGAGTTCTCTACAACTCCATCGGCGTCTTCATCGTGCTCTACTTCCTGTACGCGACCGTCGGCGGCGCCGCCTTCGTCGACGCGAGCTCGAACTACTCGCACCCGTGGTGGCGGTGGCTTGTCGGTCCACTGGTGGCGATCGGGGTGGTCGCGTACGACCGTGCCGTGGTCGGGCGGGTGGCGATCAACTACGAGCGCCTGGACTCCTCCGATCCCGACGACCTGCTGCGCCGCCCCACGATCGGCCTGTACGCCGGCCGCCTCGCCATGGCCCTGCTGTTCGCGGTGATCATCACGGAGCCCCTGATGCTGGCCCGCTACCAGGCGGAGATCGACGCGCGGCTCAACGAGGTGCACAACGAGCAGATCAGCGCGGGCGAGGGCGGCGGGGCGATCGCCGCGTACGGCGCCCGGCTGGGCGAGCTGAAGAAGCAGGCGGCGGCCGACGACAGCCTGGTGCGGGGGCTGACAACGCGGGCGGCCGAGAAGCGCCGGGACGCACGCAAGCTCTACGCGCAGGCCCTCGCGGACTCGGAGGGCAAGGGGGTGTCCCGCCGGACCGGCTGCCCGCCCGGCGGCTTCTGCGACACCCTGATCCAGCGCTCCCGCCACCTCGACGACCAGGCCGCGAAGCTGGACGCGCAGGCCGCCCGGCTACAGGACACCCAGAAGGCCGCCCGGACCGCGCGCGCCGCCGAGCAGGCGGACCTCACCGCCAAGATCGCCGATCAGCGTACGGTCAACGCGACGGTGATCCGGGCCGACGCCGGCTTCGGCGCCCGCACCCAGGCGATGTGGTACCTGGTCAGCACCGACTTCTGGGGGATCGGCGCCTTCTACATCGGCATCGCGCTGCTGCTGATCGCCCTGGACTGCGCGGCGGTCGGGCTGAAGTTCGTGTCGCACGGCAACGCGTACGAGCGGTCGGAGGCGCGGGAGGCCCGCGGCCGCGAGCACGAGGCGGCGATCGGCTACGAGCAGGTCCTCAAGGACGTCCGGCGGTACGCGGAGGCGACCTCGAGGGTGATGGCCGAGGGCATCGGCAAGGCATCGAGGGACGAGGAGATCGCGGGCGTCGCGATCGAGCGCGCCCGCGCACACCTCTACGACTCGGTGGCCGGGAGCCCGTTGCCGCCGCTGCCCGACCTTTCGCTGATCGAGCACCGTCCGGCCGCGACGCGCACGCTGCGCAATGTGGATAGCCTGCGGGCGTAG
- the dapC gene encoding succinyldiaminopimelate transaminase translates to MLSATLPDFPWDLLEPAKAVAAAHPGGIVDLSIGTPVDPVPPLIRAALSGASDAPGYPLTAGTPALRAAIAGWLARACGASGRLGVLPTIGSKELVAWLPTLLGVGPGDVVVIPQVCYPTYEVGVRLAGAEVVRSDSLTALGPDPRVKLVWINSPSNPTGRVLPAAHLRKVVDWARERGAVVVSDECYLSLGWDETPVSVLADEVCGGDYTGVVSVHSLSKRSNLAGYRAGFLGGDPALIAELLTVRKHAGMIVPAPVQAAMVAALGDETHVEQQRALYSARRETLRDALVKAGFSIEHSTAGLYLWSTRGEDCWATVDWLAQRGILAAPGAFYGPAAGRHVRIALTATDERVAEAVARLTA, encoded by the coding sequence GTGCTGTCGGCCACGCTGCCCGATTTTCCCTGGGACCTGCTGGAGCCGGCCAAGGCGGTCGCCGCGGCGCACCCCGGCGGCATCGTGGACCTGTCGATCGGCACCCCGGTCGACCCGGTCCCGCCGCTGATCCGGGCGGCGCTGTCCGGCGCGTCCGACGCGCCCGGCTACCCGCTGACGGCCGGCACGCCGGCGCTGCGTGCGGCCATCGCCGGCTGGCTGGCCCGCGCCTGCGGCGCCTCCGGCCGGCTCGGCGTGCTGCCGACCATCGGCTCCAAGGAGCTGGTGGCGTGGCTGCCGACGCTGCTCGGGGTCGGCCCCGGTGACGTCGTCGTCATCCCGCAGGTCTGCTACCCCACCTACGAGGTCGGCGTCCGCCTCGCCGGCGCCGAGGTGGTGCGCTCCGACTCGCTGACCGCACTGGGCCCGGACCCGCGGGTCAAGCTGGTCTGGATCAACTCGCCGTCCAACCCGACCGGCCGGGTGCTGCCCGCCGCCCACCTGCGCAAGGTGGTCGACTGGGCCCGCGAGCGCGGCGCGGTCGTGGTCAGCGACGAGTGCTACCTGTCCCTCGGCTGGGACGAGACCCCGGTCTCTGTGCTTGCCGATGAGGTCTGCGGCGGCGACTACACCGGCGTCGTCTCCGTGCACTCGCTCTCCAAGCGGTCCAACCTGGCCGGCTACCGGGCCGGCTTCCTCGGCGGCGACCCGGCGCTGATCGCGGAGCTGCTCACGGTCCGCAAGCACGCCGGCATGATCGTGCCCGCGCCCGTGCAGGCCGCGATGGTCGCCGCGCTGGGCGACGAGACGCACGTGGAGCAGCAGCGGGCGCTCTACTCGGCCCGCCGCGAGACGCTCAGGGACGCGCTCGTCAAGGCCGGGTTCTCCATCGAGCACTCCACCGCCGGCCTCTACCTGTGGTCGACCCGCGGCGAGGACTGCTGGGCCACCGTGGACTGGCTCGCCCAGCGCGGCATCCTGGCCGCGCCCGGCGCGTTCTACGGACCGGCCGCGGGCCGGCACGTCCGCATCGCGCTGACCGCGACCGACGAACGCGTCGCCGAGGCCGTCGCCCGCCTCACCGCCTGA
- a CDS encoding S8 family peptidase, producing the protein MTVPGGITRRTLAVLAVIAVVFGSATPARADDIRDKQWYWAPLKVDQAQRITKGEGIIVGLLDTGVDDTHPDLRGAVLPGRHMAQDKPGRNFDSVGHGTGMAGVIAGRGHGGGRGVLGIAPRAKVIPIEPINDTYLVAQGIRYAVAQGAKVINLAFNTRDSESLRAAVREAVAADVVLIGTAGNDGDKDNEPDFPGSYPELLTVGAVDRKNKVAKFSNHGEYVDLVAPGVEIPGPAPGDGYVRGNGTSGAAAIVAGSAALIRAKYPELTAVEVVDRLTGTAIDRGAKGRDDYYGHGQLDLLAALTAAQPAPVRSSAPPPATDAPAAAAVPAPADAGGDGIPPLVIVGAGLVLLLVALPVAAFLIVRSRRAGG; encoded by the coding sequence GTGACGGTGCCGGGCGGTATCACCCGCCGGACCCTCGCCGTCCTGGCCGTGATCGCTGTCGTGTTCGGGTCGGCGACGCCGGCCCGGGCCGACGACATCCGGGACAAGCAGTGGTACTGGGCGCCGCTGAAGGTCGACCAGGCCCAGCGGATCACCAAGGGTGAGGGCATCATCGTCGGCCTGCTGGACACCGGCGTGGACGACACCCATCCCGATCTGCGCGGCGCCGTCCTGCCGGGCCGGCACATGGCGCAGGACAAGCCGGGGCGCAACTTCGACTCCGTCGGTCACGGCACCGGGATGGCCGGCGTCATCGCCGGGCGCGGCCACGGCGGCGGTCGCGGCGTGCTGGGCATCGCACCGCGGGCCAAGGTCATTCCGATCGAGCCGATCAACGACACCTACCTCGTCGCGCAGGGGATCCGCTACGCGGTGGCTCAAGGCGCCAAGGTGATCAACCTGGCGTTCAATACGCGCGACTCCGAGAGCCTGCGCGCGGCGGTGCGGGAGGCGGTCGCGGCCGACGTGGTGCTGATCGGCACGGCCGGCAACGACGGCGACAAGGACAATGAGCCCGACTTTCCGGGTTCGTACCCGGAGCTGCTCACCGTCGGTGCCGTCGACCGCAAGAACAAGGTCGCGAAGTTCTCCAACCACGGCGAATATGTCGACCTGGTCGCACCGGGGGTGGAGATCCCCGGCCCCGCACCCGGCGACGGGTACGTGCGGGGCAACGGCACCAGCGGCGCGGCGGCCATCGTCGCCGGCTCGGCCGCCCTGATCAGGGCGAAGTACCCCGAACTGACCGCCGTCGAGGTGGTGGACCGGCTCACCGGTACCGCGATCGACCGTGGCGCGAAGGGCCGCGACGACTACTACGGCCACGGCCAGTTGGATCTGCTCGCGGCGCTCACCGCGGCGCAGCCCGCTCCCGTCCGCAGCAGCGCCCCGCCGCCGGCGACCGACGCCCCGGCGGCCGCGGCCGTGCCGGCACCGGCCGACGCCGGCGGTGACGGCATTCCGCCGCTGGTCATCGTCGGTGCGGGGCTGGTGCTGCTGCTGGTGGCGCTGCCGGTCGCGGCGTTCCTGATCGTCCGGTCGCGCCGGGCCGGCGGGTAG
- a CDS encoding VanW family protein: protein MFASEPSVDQAPTTVPQPAPPQDSSPSEGPVSRRRIVVVGTVAAVLIAGAAAGAWAYGGDVPRGTSVLGVDLGGMSRTDAERALTNGVGPRTSHPVAVSLAGKTFSIEPADIAMTLNVDLSVGRAIRSGNPALFGGRTVPPVIELDEAKLEAVLRGQVGPKQITMKKPGIGYAGLTPEATHPAPGKNLDVAAASAAIRQSWLTGGVAVIELVTRPPATTAEQVDGLLAGLAVPAVAAPVTVTVGDRSFTLTPKAISKGLVFRADDNGLLTPAIDGVRLHAAAAKEFAKVETPPEAAKIVLKGGKPKIVAGRPGDLVDLNLLGPALLGMLPNPGPRAVTASLTSQAAALTDTDLARLGIKEKVSTFTTYFTGGGGSPRSQNIMTIARAVDGALVLPGKTFSLNGHTGERDYDSGYQDAPVIVGGKLEPGVGGGASQFTTTLFNAAYYAGLEDVEHKPHSFYFSRYPAVIESTIFYPTLDLKFKNTTPHGIFIDTSYTNRSVTVTMWSTKVYDSVKTVLGPRRDVTSPPTVHREPGPKCITSSGLPGFTQDAWRVIRKDGKEIEREKFTWRYDPEPRFICGEKP, encoded by the coding sequence GTGTTCGCCTCTGAGCCCTCCGTCGATCAGGCCCCAACGACCGTGCCGCAGCCGGCGCCGCCGCAGGATTCGAGCCCCTCCGAGGGCCCGGTCAGCCGCCGGCGGATCGTCGTGGTCGGCACCGTGGCGGCCGTGCTCATCGCGGGGGCGGCCGCGGGCGCCTGGGCGTACGGCGGCGACGTGCCGCGCGGAACCAGCGTCCTCGGCGTCGACCTGGGCGGCATGTCCCGCACCGACGCCGAGCGCGCGCTGACCAACGGCGTCGGGCCGCGCACCAGCCACCCGGTCGCGGTGAGCCTGGCGGGCAAGACCTTCTCGATCGAGCCCGCCGACATCGCCATGACGCTCAACGTCGACCTGTCCGTCGGCCGGGCCATCCGCAGCGGCAACCCGGCGCTGTTCGGCGGGCGCACGGTGCCGCCGGTGATCGAGCTGGACGAGGCGAAGCTCGAGGCGGTGCTCCGCGGGCAGGTGGGCCCGAAGCAGATCACGATGAAGAAGCCCGGCATCGGGTACGCGGGGCTGACGCCGGAGGCCACCCACCCGGCGCCGGGCAAGAACCTCGACGTGGCGGCCGCCTCCGCCGCGATCCGGCAGTCCTGGCTGACCGGCGGCGTGGCCGTGATCGAACTGGTCACCAGGCCGCCGGCGACCACGGCCGAGCAGGTCGACGGGCTGCTGGCCGGGCTGGCCGTCCCGGCCGTCGCGGCGCCGGTCACCGTCACCGTCGGGGACCGGTCGTTCACCCTGACGCCCAAGGCGATCTCCAAGGGCCTGGTCTTCCGCGCCGACGACAACGGCCTGCTGACCCCGGCGATCGACGGCGTGCGGCTGCACGCCGCCGCGGCGAAGGAGTTCGCCAAGGTCGAGACCCCGCCCGAGGCGGCGAAGATCGTTCTGAAAGGCGGGAAGCCGAAGATCGTGGCGGGCCGGCCGGGCGACCTGGTTGACCTGAACCTGCTCGGCCCGGCGCTGCTCGGCATGCTGCCCAACCCGGGGCCCCGTGCCGTCACCGCGAGCCTCACCTCGCAGGCCGCCGCCCTGACCGACACCGACCTGGCCAGGCTCGGCATCAAGGAGAAGGTCTCCACCTTCACCACCTACTTCACCGGCGGTGGCGGCTCGCCGCGCAGCCAGAACATCATGACCATCGCCCGTGCCGTCGACGGCGCGCTCGTGCTGCCCGGCAAGACGTTCTCGCTGAACGGGCACACCGGCGAGCGCGACTACGACTCCGGCTACCAGGACGCCCCGGTCATCGTCGGCGGCAAGCTCGAACCGGGCGTCGGCGGCGGCGCCTCGCAGTTCACCACGACGCTCTTCAACGCCGCCTACTACGCGGGGCTCGAGGACGTCGAGCACAAGCCGCACTCGTTCTACTTCTCCCGCTACCCGGCGGTCATCGAGTCGACGATCTTCTACCCGACGCTCGACCTGAAGTTCAAGAACACCACGCCGCACGGGATCTTCATCGACACGTCGTACACCAACAGGTCGGTGACGGTCACGATGTGGAGCACCAAGGTCTACGACAGCGTCAAGACCGTGCTCGGCCCGCGCCGCGACGTCACCTCGCCGCCGACGGTGCACCGCGAGCCGGGCCCGAAGTGCATCACCAGCAGCGGGCTGCCGGGCTTCACCCAGGACGCATGGCGCGTCATCCGCAAGGACGGCAAAGAGATCGAGCGCGAGAAGTTCACCTGGCGTTACGATCCCGAGCCACGATTCATCTGCGGCGAGAAGCCGTAG
- the mshB gene encoding N-acetyl-1-D-myo-inositol-2-amino-2-deoxy-alpha-D-glucopyranoside deacetylase, whose product MLVHAHPDDEVTGTGATMARYVAEGAGVTLVTCTLGEEGEIHVPALAQLEARQADQLGGWRIGELERACAALGVTDYRFLGGAGRYRDSGMMGQETNDHPRAFWQADLEEAARQCLEIMREVRPQVLITYDENGFYGHPDHIQAHRVAMRAAELAEAEGFGPEKIYWTAMPLSVLEGGMEAFRGMDDNPFADVENVEDLPFGHPDDEIAARIDGTDFYERKVAAMRAHATQIPSNSWLYGIAGDFGGEFMGVEYFTLVKGERGEVGGPHKWEADLFSNVVGR is encoded by the coding sequence ATGCTCGTGCACGCCCACCCTGACGACGAGGTCACCGGCACCGGCGCCACCATGGCCCGCTACGTCGCCGAGGGTGCCGGGGTGACCCTTGTGACGTGCACGCTCGGCGAAGAGGGCGAGATCCACGTCCCCGCGCTGGCGCAGCTCGAGGCCCGGCAGGCGGACCAGCTAGGCGGGTGGCGGATCGGCGAGCTGGAGCGGGCCTGCGCCGCGCTCGGCGTCACCGACTACCGCTTCCTCGGCGGCGCGGGCCGCTACCGGGACTCGGGGATGATGGGCCAGGAGACCAACGACCACCCGCGGGCGTTCTGGCAGGCCGACCTCGAGGAGGCGGCCCGGCAGTGCCTGGAGATCATGCGGGAGGTACGCCCGCAGGTCCTCATCACCTACGACGAGAACGGCTTCTACGGTCACCCCGACCACATCCAGGCGCACCGGGTCGCGATGCGCGCGGCGGAGCTGGCCGAGGCCGAGGGCTTCGGGCCGGAGAAGATCTACTGGACCGCCATGCCGCTGAGCGTGCTCGAGGGCGGCATGGAGGCGTTCCGGGGCATGGACGACAACCCGTTCGCCGACGTGGAGAACGTCGAGGACCTGCCGTTCGGCCACCCCGACGACGAGATCGCGGCCCGGATCGACGGCACGGACTTCTACGAGCGCAAGGTCGCCGCGATGCGCGCGCACGCGACCCAGATCCCGTCCAACTCCTGGCTGTACGGCATTGCCGGTGACTTCGGCGGCGAGTTCATGGGCGTCGAGTACTTCACCCTGGTCAAGGGCGAGCGCGGCGAGGTGGGCGGCCCGCACAAGTGGGAGGCCGACCTGTTCAGCAATGTGGTCGGGCGATGA
- a CDS encoding GNAT family N-acetyltransferase, with translation MLRRQDVGHRVVVRRIVGVSHNRPLFADALGELVELTETELTLATAKGTLRVPLREVHRAKRVPPARRPPAAEVVALELAANEAWPAPIQARLGGWILRAAENWTGRANAALAVGDPDRTLEAAIDAVELWYAARGQRPMINTPMPLAAPVNAALDGRGWTARPLTLVQTAPLPALVGDVAPRRDLPPVELADSPADAWYEMVAEHKGTLPAVARKLLTGVPEVVFASVRDEAGDLLAVGRGAVTGPDRWLGVSLVQTAPAARRMGLGRHLVRAVAGWATQRGAARAYLQVEERNTPATTLYQGLGFRTHHTYLTREAPD, from the coding sequence GTGCTCCGACGGCAGGATGTGGGACACCGGGTGGTGGTTCGCCGAATTGTAGGTGTTTCCCATAATCGTCCACTTTTTGCCGACGCCCTCGGCGAGCTGGTCGAGCTGACGGAGACGGAACTCACGCTGGCCACCGCCAAGGGCACGCTGCGCGTACCGCTGCGGGAGGTGCACCGCGCCAAGCGGGTGCCGCCCGCCCGCCGGCCGCCCGCCGCTGAGGTGGTCGCCCTTGAGCTCGCCGCGAACGAGGCCTGGCCGGCCCCGATCCAGGCCCGCCTGGGCGGCTGGATCCTGCGCGCGGCGGAGAACTGGACGGGGCGGGCCAACGCCGCGCTCGCGGTCGGCGACCCGGACCGCACGCTCGAGGCCGCCATCGACGCCGTCGAGCTGTGGTACGCCGCCAGGGGCCAGCGGCCCATGATCAACACTCCGATGCCACTGGCCGCCCCGGTCAACGCGGCGCTCGACGGCCGCGGCTGGACGGCCCGCCCGCTGACGCTCGTGCAGACCGCCCCGCTGCCCGCCCTGGTCGGCGACGTCGCGCCGCGGCGGGACCTGCCCCCGGTCGAGCTCGCCGACAGCCCCGCCGACGCCTGGTACGAGATGGTCGCCGAGCACAAGGGCACGCTGCCGGCGGTCGCGAGGAAGCTGCTCACCGGCGTACCGGAGGTGGTCTTCGCGTCCGTGCGGGACGAGGCCGGCGACCTGCTCGCGGTCGGCCGCGGCGCGGTCACCGGCCCGGACCGCTGGCTCGGCGTCTCCCTGGTGCAGACCGCGCCCGCCGCCCGCCGCATGGGCCTGGGCCGGCACCTGGTGCGCGCGGTGGCCGGCTGGGCGACGCAGCGCGGCGCCGCGCGGGCCTACCTGCAGGTCGAGGAGCGGAACACCCCCGCGACCACGCTCTATCAGGGGCTCGGCTTCCGCACCCACCACACCTACCTGACCCGCGAGGCGCCGGACTGA